ACTTGTTCCAGATCCAAGTGCAGACTGCAGCGTGGGGCTGGAGTAAGACGACAGTTTGGTCACCCCCGAAAGCTTTAGTTTGGGCAGTTCCATGACGTAGGCCGGCCCTTGTCTCTTGGGATGGTCCTCCTCCTGCTTTAGCGATTGTTTCTTGAAACAGAACAAACGCCAGTTGGACATAAAATGCTTTCCCCTTTACGGAAATTAGGAAAAACGCAAGAGGCTCTTTTGTACTGCTTGTGCCTAATATAATTTCTTGACTGTGAGATGTGACTGGGACACATGTACCAGGTCCCAGATACCCCACAGGAGTGGCTGCTCACCAGAGTCCCGGGCAGAGGCCAACGCCAACTTCGAGCTGAGGAGCCAGTGCGGGTGGCAAAGTGTACCCAGGCAGTGGCGCCcacccctcctcctgctccagctccaggGCCTCACACCCTGATGAGCCTGCCGCCTGCTTTTGGGCAGCTTGTGAGCTAaggtttcacttttttttgagacagagtcttgctctgtaccccaaactggagtgcagtggtgcagtttgggctcactgtagcctcagtttcctagactcagatgatcctcctgcctcagcctcccaaatagctgggactacaggcgcacaccacaccagctaatttttttttttttttttttttgagacggagttttgctcttgttgcccaggctggagtgccatggcgtgatctcggctcaccgcaacctccccctcctgggttcaggcaattctcctgcctcagcctcctgagtagtacaccagctaatttttaaaacatagatgcggtggtgggggggggggtgggctcgcctacgttgcccaggctggtctcaaactcctggcctcaagtgaccctcccttggcctccctaagCACTTGGTTTattggtatgagccactgtacccagctggtttttatattttttaataattaaaaaaaatgtttcatggcatgtgaaaattatgtgaaattcaaattttggtGTCCCCAGTTCTACTGGAGCACAGCCCCCATGTGGTTCACGTGTTGTCTCCAGCTGCTTTCACACTGCAGCAAAGTGGGGAGTGTAACAAACACCCCAGGCCACAGGGCCGCAAATACTTCCTATCGAAGTATTTTCCCTTAGAGAAAAGCATGCGACCTCGGATGAGACTGAGGGTGGGGACTTGGGTGAATGCCAGCTGGGAGTGACATCAGGGTTTGAAGCAGTCCCTCTgtccaggagggaggggaggcagggcgGGGACAGTAGTGAGGAGGCCATCTGTGGTGACTTGGTCATggtgaggaggaggcaggaggccagAAGGCAGAGCCCCTGTGGATGACGGAAGGGTCCATAGGGGGCCTGGGCAGTTGACACAGCTGCCTCCCTGGGGGGAAGGCCACGGGAAGCTACAGGGAGAAAGTACGTTTGGGGGGAAGAtcaggagatggggtttcagcaagTTTGTCTTTTGGACATTCAAGCGGAGCTGTAATCGGTGGCCGGCAGGACACAGGAGCCTTGCTTtctggagagcagcctggctgcAGCTCTGGGTTACCAGGTCCTAAGCGGGCAGGGAGCACTCAGTAAAGGCTGGGAGGGGCGAGTGAGGCAGGGACGACGGGACAGATGAATGATGGAAGGGCACATAATCACACAGTTGGGGTGCCAGCCCAGCACTGGGAGACCGGGGTGACCCTGCCAGCAGATGCCACAGGGTTGCACTGGGCTAGGATGCCACACGGTAGGTGGGAAAGTGACGGCACTGTGGAAGGAAGCTGGCATCTCTCAACCCAAAATGTGCACAACCTCCGCTGAGGGGACGAAGTGCTCATCTGGGCCAGGCAGACAGCGTGGCCGGCCTAGGATGTGGGGCCTGTTACTGGCTAGGTGGGGACTTGGGCCAGTGCTGCATCTTCTTGGGTCCTCCCTCCAGGGCCACAGTGAGGCGATGTCTGCACAGTGCTTTGGCACAGAACCTGGCACCTGCATGTGGTCATCAGGCAGACACAAAAGCTCGTGCAAGGGTCCCCTCTCCAGCCTGCTCACATGGGATTTTCATCATCGATCCTGAGCTACTGGGGCAGAAAGGGCTTAAGCAAACACAACGGGGGTCCCTGCTGTTCCGACACACGGAGCCATCCACTCGCATGCTGTTCAGGCCTCGACTGACACCGTGGTCTGTCAAGGCCTCCACATCCTCAGAGAGACACGGGCCACCCCAGGGTGTCCAGTCCCCACTGAGCTAGGTGGTCTCCAGCTCCAATTTCGTTTAGTACCTGCTTTCTGCTCTCCTTTGAAATCTGCCAGCTGTTACTGAGTGGTTCCGGTGCCACAGGGTGCTCTGAAAAGCAAACTTTTCTGTGGCTGCCCAGAGCCCGCTTCTCTGTTTTCctaggaggaaggagaagagaatgagCGGCTCCACTGAGAACCGCGAGCACACGACCTGTGTAGCTTCTTTGTCTCCAGTTTGGCTACCGCGTGAGTTGTCACTAGCTCTCCTTTTCCACGAGCTGTAatcagaggcttttttttttcttttctgtctcagtctctggGCCAGGAGCAGAGCTGGCTCCACGAACCACAGGCACTGCCTACCCAGGGAGTCGCAGTTTGGGATAAACTGTCACCTCCATAGTTACCACACAGGAGTGTATGGAGATACGGAACTAGAGGATCTCGGGGCAGACACGTCTTAGATTTGCATCCAGCAGGCACTCCAGTGCCAGGAAACATCCAAAATGCTCTAACATCTCAGAAGGCGCTCACACCATTTACAAGGGCTGCACGCCGGGCTCTTCTAGAAGGCTTACCACCTGTAGCCTCGGCACCAACCGCAAGTGGCCAGCCAGCCCCGCCTCCCCCTGCCGTGGAGCTGCCAACAGCCTCATTTGGGGAGGATACACCAGAACACAGCACGGTGGGGGCCCTAAGAGGCCCTGATCACTCTTCAGGATAGACAGCGGGATTCCCAAGAACTAGGAACCCTCCAGAGGGCAGTTCCTCACCCAACCATGTGCCCATGGGTCCCACCCGCAAGGTCCTGCCATCCTCCCTACAGAACCCAGGAGAGCGCCTACCTCTGTTCTTGGAAGTAGGGGTGCTGCAGGGCCTGGTGGGCGGCAATTCTCTCATCGGGATCATAGGCCACCATTGCATGCAGGAGGGAGAGGCATTGTGGGGACAAATTGGTTGTCAGTAGAGGTATTCCTGAtccctttttaaaaggaaaatcaaaattcATAGCTCTCGACCTGTATTAAAAGCCCAATGATGATAAACGGTCATGCTGTCACCGAGTTCACCGCGGCCCGCCGTCAGGGCTGAAGACCCTGCGCAGAGGGGAACTTCTGACTCACAGTCTATGCCCGTCCCAGCCCACTGTATGTGCGCCACCAAGAGGGATCCCTGAGGTGAACGATGGGCGGTGTGTGGCAATGAGCTGTCCGTGGTTCATCGACCATAACAAACACACCACTCGAGTGGGGTGCCGACGACAGGGGAGGCTGTGTGCGCATGGGGACAGGCCTCTATGCGAAGCTAAAGCTGCTCTTAAAAGTCTATAAAAGTAGCCTGTTTATAAAAGGGGGATCTGTTATGCTATAAATGTCAGAAAACTACCTTTCCTGTAAAAGACTAATACCACCTTCCTGcatgagaagaatgaaataaagtttaatgaaaaaagaagagtccaggcggggcgcggtggctcaagcctgtaatcccagcactttgggaggccgaggcgggtggatcacgaggtcaagagatcgagaccatcctggtcaacatggtgaaaccccatctctactaaaaatacaaaaattagctgggcatggtggcgtgtgcctgtaatcccagctactcaggaggctgaggcaggaaaattgcctgaatccaggaggcggaggttgcggtgagccaagatcgtgccattgcattccagcctggataacaagagcgaaactccgtctcaaaaaaaaataaaaataaaaagaagagtcCAAAATTGtcaccacctcctccctccctgggaTCTGGGGGTGCTAAGTGCTGCTTGCTCCTCGGCCCACAGGCCCTTTCTGGGAAGTCCCGACTCCCCAGCCTCAGCTCCATCAGACTCCTACGAGTCCGGGAACACCTCTTCCAGGGCCGTCTCGCCAGCAGCACCAGGGAGGGCTGCAGAAAGCCCTTATCCACTGAGCCCCTGCGGTCTATGCAGTTCCACCCAAAGGCTTCTAAGTTCTGCTTAAACTATTCAGGGAACAGAGCCTGACTCCCTGCCCCTCAGAAAGCTTCTGACAAATCTCTGTGATGCTCAAGGAAGAGCTCACCTCTGAGACCCCCCAAGTAATGGGCTCTGTCTGAGCAGCCACTCACTGGCTGTGCAGGCGCTCGCCCTGACGCAGGTTCTGACAGAGGAGTGAGTCCGCGTGCACTCAGAGCACAACACTTACTGTTTGAACTTGGTAAGGGTCTTCTGAGCAGGTGTGCCGATGACATCGTGGATTTTTGAGATTTGGTCCAATTCATTTGCTCCAGGGAAGAGGGGCTGCAGACTGGAAGGGCATGACAAGGGGCACTGAGATCATTATGTGGCCATGGCCTATCCATTCTGCCTggttcctcccccaccccacccaccacccacagACAGGCTCACTCACACGAAACACGAGGAACTGAGCCTAGCTGCTCGTGCAGGCCCTCACCGCAGGGAGGCGCCACTCTCCCTTGTGCTCAGCCTTTGTTTCCACTTTACCAACAGGTCTgacgtgttttttttttgtttgtttttttgagagtctcactctgtcctccaggctggagtgcagtgttgttatctcggctcactgcaacctccgcctcccaggttcaagtgattcccctgcctcagcctcccgagtatctgggactacaggtgtgcgtcaccatacccagctaatttttttcttttgtatttttagtagagatggggtttcaccatgttggtcaggctggtctcgaactgctgaccttgtgatcctccctcagcctcccaaagtgctgggactataggggtgagccactatgcccggccctgACGTGTGTTTTCTAAGAAGCAAAAGACAGCCACATTCCAACATCTGTCCAGCGCATTGTCTGCAGTGAAATATGACTAATTCACACTACCCATGATAAATAACCCCACAGTGAGCCTCCCATCAGCCAAGGGGAGTTTTGCTGACAAATTCGGGATGAGGGAGGTCAGGTTTTGTCACCAAATGAGTCCCAAGAAACCTTTTGGTTTCCAGAGCTTTCATACTTTTGGAATTGTGGGGAAAAGACTTTAAACCTGTATAAATAAATTCGATTCCTATTACATGTCACAAAGGTTTGAAAATACCCTCTGGTGGTATTTCTATTCCAGAAAACGGCCGGATTATGTGACTAAAGGAGAGGGGGAAACGCGGGTGAGCCGGAAAGAGCTCCTCGTGGGGAGATTATCCCAGTCCAGCTCGGCAGCTGGTGCGCTGAGCTGCCCTGTGTGCCAGTGCTCCTGACACCTGCCCCTCCAGATGAGCTCACAGGACCTGAGCTCATGAGAAGGGATTCTCACTTGACACTCTGGCTTCAGTGAAATTGCCAATCGGctttccaaaatgaaaagttatCAGTAGGAACCGTCTGGATCAAAGGAGTGTGTCCTCAAGCGCGCATCTCTCCGTATTTCTGTAGTGGCCGAGCAGGTGGGACAGACTGTGACCCCTCAGATGCGCCACCAGACCGTACCTCACTGCTGCTTGCTAGAGGCCACCTCCACCCCCGTGCGCTTCTCCACCTCTGAGTGGAACCCGCCCCCCGTTGCCTCGTCCCAGGGCCACTGCTCCTTCCCAAAGGCTGAAGGGAGTGAGGGGTTTggaggctggagcagggaggGCTGGGATTAGGGCTTTCTGGAGTTCAACTGTGCCAGATGGTACGTCATCCTCACACCAGTGGCCAGGGCACCCGACCTGATATGACTGCACCTCTCAGGGGAGGCCCGAGTCACCCCTCCCCATGGCAGCCCCCGGAGGGGCAGTGGCATGCTTCCCCTGCTCCATCACCGGGCCCCATCAAGCCCCTCACAGCAAGCCCAAGGAGGCAGCTCCAGCACTGCTGGGGTGTGTGTGAGGGGGAACTGAGGGCTGGTGCTCCACTCTGGGAGGGGCAGGCCAGGACAAATATTCcacaaaagtaaaatgaaagccTAGTCTACTTGctgttaaatttaaaacaattaaacaaaaacaaaaccagaatgaCCATGACACCTGGACTGCAGGGGAAGGAGCGCAAGCCTGGCTGCTCCGCCCTCCCGCCGCAGGAGCCAGGCTGGCGCTACCTGGCGATCTCGTAGAACACGCAGCCGGCGCTCCACAGGTCCATCTTGTATGTGTAGAACCCGTCAGTGAGGAGACACTCCGGGGCCCGGTACCAGCGGGTGGAGATGTATTCTGTGTACGGCTGCTTGGAATAGACACTCCGGCAGGAGCCAAAGTCCGCTAATTTCAGGACATCCTGCTGCAAGGGGAGAGAAGCAGGACAAGTAACGTCTCATCATGTGGCTGTCGTAATACAAACCACTCCAAATATTTATGCACCAGCGGGAAAATTACTAGCATCTAAAGTCGTCTGTAAAATGCAAATTGCCAGTGTTATGAGCACCTGAAAGTGCCCCTGGCAGATGAGGAAGTGATGTTTCTATTCAGTGGAACAGGTTTACAAATATTCTGGCTATGTTTTACACATATTTCCAAATGTCCACAGGTTTTAAAAACGGTTAGGTCATGGCGCTTCTACAAATGAACGACAGACACTAGTCGTCTGTCTGGTCATGCCACAGCCGGCCCGGCAAGGGCTCTTTAGCCACGAAGCCTCAGAGGAGCCTGCTGACAGCCAGTGACAGGTGCCGGGAACAGCAAATTGTACGGCTTAACCACAGGGGATTTAGTGGCTTTCGAGTGAGATGGACCTGAgctcaaatcctgcctctgccacatTTACTTCCAGGAGTTTCGAATGGCCATCTGAATGGGGCTCACTGTGGTCTGCAGTGTTTGAAGGGTACTTCCTGTTATTTTCTTCCAGGTGCACAGTCGGTTATGTTGCtggcatttattaaataaaacatttttttacaaCCTGAGAGGCAAAAAATATCGTAACAAACAAGCTGTCTAGTTACATGGACTGAAAGCTCCTCTGGTGGGAGAAGTTTTCTACTCAACCTTTCCTCTGATACCCAGCTTTCATGTAAAGGCTCTTACCTTTATGAGGATATTCTCTGGTTTTACATCTCTGTGAAATATTCCATTTCTGCATTcagtataaaaggaaaaatagaattaattacACTTCATTGATTCAAATTCTTGAACTTGAATgctaacatattttattaatttcaggCTGTCAAATCTCTAAAAGCATACCTGTGAATATGATCAAGGGATTTACATAACTGGTACATATagtgcataatttttttttctgataatggGTATCTTCTCCCTGTACAATCAAGAAAATAGGCAAATATGGTTACTGACGGTACAtatcttcttttttgaaataaaaataatccatttttatttaataatgtgtGAAAATCTAACTTCCCCTGTGAAAAATAATCTGAAGTAGTCTTGGGAAATATGTAGTGTACCTAAAACATACCATTTAAATTTCcatatattggccaggcatggtggctcacacctataatcccagcactttgagagggtgaggtgggtgaatcagttgaggtcaggagtttgagaccagcctggccaacagggcaaaaccccatctccactaaaaatacaaaaatcagctgggtgtggtggctggcacctgtaatcccagctactcaggaggctgaggctggagaattgcttgaacccaggaggcggaggttggagtgagccgagattgcaccaatgcattccagcctgggtgacaggaatgaaactctgtcttaaaaaaaaaaaaaaaagtctgtatacTGCCATGCTCTCATTTAAAATTACACAGCACATATATTGTTAATGgaaaattgcttttttatttttctttctgacagtCTATAGAGGTTTCTTTCACATCCTCAACTAGGTGTTAGGAACACCATGTAATTTTTAAGACTGTTGTCAAATCTGGGGAATCTTCTGCTAAGTTTCTTTCACATCTGCGCTATAAGATTTCATATTTCAAGTTTTCTATGGAGTGAATGCTCTTTAATCTTTGAACTGACCATATTCAGAGAATTTCTAGAAGACATCCCAAAAAGAGATGGCCAGCAATAATGCAACTATTAATACATGGAAGAGACGCAAAGCACATAAACGTATCCCAGCCACCCCTAACGAGATTCCAGACACGTCCAAGGCGTTCCATGGTTACTCTCAAAGAGGGGAAGTATGACGTGGGAGAGGTTAAAATATAAGAGATGGCAGTCTTCACTTTGTGGTTGAAATATCTTATTTTTGCAAATTTAACGAAATATATAAAGATGGTGAAGACACCGAAAGGGCCTGTTTTGGAAGGCACCGGGCAAGCCAGCCCTATCAGCTGCACAGTGACTCCGCCTCTGCTCCAGCACACATGGTTTTTCTGAGTTTTGAAACGGGTAAAGCAGGTTTGGGAAACTGCCagttataaaatgaagaaacaattgATAGACGTTATTAAAGAATGATAgaattgttagtattttttttatttttaatggacacATAGTAATCGTACCTATTCATCGGATCCAGAGAGTGTTATTTTGATCTGTACATACAATGTGTAAGGATGAAATCAGTGCAATTAGCACACGCATCACCTCCAACACCGGCCACTGCTCTGCAACATTCAGAGTGCATGTGCTACGATTTCAGTGGGAATAGCACTGAGCGACGGTCGCCAGAGTAGCATGGTATGACAGCCTCAGCCAGCCTACGTTGATGATGAAAATGTTAGGAGTCACTCGTAAACCCAGTGTTCCGCTAGGCTTTCCTGTATATGTGGAGATTTCCACTTTAAAGGGGGACAGATCACAGTTCAAGAAGCAGTTCATTCAGCTGCTTTCAGTTCCCAGTCCACAGGAGGGGCCATTTAGCGCATCTGGCACAGTGCCCTGCGGCCGCCCTGTACTCAGCACCCGGACTGGCTGTGCCTTGGTGCCCGTGGCTTTCTACTATGTTTGAAGACTCTTCATACCACACACTCAGCATCACAGTTTACCCTTGTTCCAGAAGATGTCAACTTtacttgattttcattttcaaagtgcGTGTTTTAAGTCATTAAGTTTGAAATCTGCACAACAAGTTCACTTAACAGTTTGGAAATCCACTTTCTCTCTCCATCAGCACATATGGCATTGGACCCTTTTGGTCCTAAGTTtgcaatttattttgaaaattaaaattattctttttctctacttgtttatagtatataaatagacagtaatttaaattgtaaaatgtCTAGGTgcaattaactttttctttttctttcttttttttggaggagtttcactcttgttgccctggctggagtgcaatagcgtgatcttggctcactgtaacctccgcctcctgggttcaagtgattctcccacctcagcctcccgagtagctgggattacaggcacccaccaccacgcctcggtaatttttgtatttttggtagagacaggatttcatcatgctggccaggctggtcttgaacttctgacctcgtgatctgcctgcctcagcctcccaaagtgctggattacaggcgtgagccaccatgcccagctgcaatTAACTTTTTCACGTAATACTAtcatctttttattgtttcacataatttatcatcaattttccagaattaaaatcaaaagaaTCAGAAGTAAGTTGTTAACCAGCTTTCCCAAGCTTGAGGAATTCTGGAATCTTATTCAATTAATATCTATAAACAGGTGACAAGAAGGCGGCTTTGCATTCCCCTTCACACATGCAGCAGGATGAGCTGCTGGAAGATTGTCTCATCGGTGCTCCTGGGTCTTACCATCAAACCCAGTCTCACTGCCCCCCCTGACTTAGCCTGGCACTCAAGACACCCTTCAACCAATTCGTCTCCACCACAAGGGTTCCTGGACTCCAGTGAGTGGGTTGCTAAGACACAGACTGCCCCTCCCTGTCTTCAACTACCACATTTCTGCTTCAGAAGGTCTGCAGTGGGGCCCCATAAATGGCCTAATAAGAGCCCAGATGCAGCTACTAGTCCTGGGTCCTCACTTCAAGaaccatgcaccaccacagccttCTTGTTTATCGAATGCTGAGAGGAAGTCACACGTGCACTCTTCTCTGGATGCTCCCAAAGCTCTCCTGTTTAGTACTTACCTTCCTGATGTTCCATCCTAGGAATGCCCTTCCCAGCCATGTCCACACATACAAATCTGACTCACATCataaaactatcattagagtCATCTGAACTTGCGAAATGTGGAATCTTTTAGGAAAAGTCTATCCAATCTTCATAATCACCTAGGagtcttttaaaaagcagatttcaggccgggcgcggtggctcacgcctgtaatcccagcactttgagaggccgaggcgggtggatcacgaggtcaagagattgagaccatcctggttaacatggtgaaaccccgtctctactaaaaatacaaaaattagctgggcatggtggcgcacgcctgtagtcccagctactagggaggctgaggcaggagaattgcttgaacccaggaggcggaggttgcggtgagccgagattgcgccattgcactccagcctgggtaacaagagcgaaacccggtctcaaaaaaaaaaaaaaaaaaaaaaaagcagatttcagccaggcgtggtggctcatgcctgtaatcccagcattttgggtggccaaggcaggtggatcacgaggtcaggagttcaagaccagcatggccaagatggtgaaaccccatctctactaaaactataaaaattagccaggtgtggtggcaggcacgtgtaattccagctactcgggaagctgaggcaggagaatcgcctgaacccgggcagcagaggttgcagtgagccgagatcacaccactgcactccagcctgggaaacagagtgagattccatctcaaaaaaaaacaaaaacaaaaacaaaacaaggcctgAACCTAGACCTAATGGAGCCACAAACGGTAATGGTGGCCAGTAATCTGTGCTTCTCAGATGCCCTCAGTCCCAGGTGAGAGTCCTCCTCAGGTGCCCGGCATTCCTGGCCTTCTCGGGTCTCCTCCTGGAAACTACCTACTCACAGCCTCGGGGGTAAGGAGGGGTTACTGCTAGAGTAGGGTATCAAGGCAATAGTGTGGGCTCAGTGGTCTCAACAGCTGGAGACCACACTCTTGCGAAGGAAAGCTCTGCCTACCCACTCTCCACAAGCTTCTCCAGAACTTTCCGGGTCCAAGGCTGTATCTGGTTCCcatcaaatttttgttttcaaacagtAAGTAAAATAGAGTACAATTAACAAGCCACTCAGAAGTTTCTCATGTGCCCCTTAGTGAACACCAGTGACCCCAGCATTTCCTCATCTGCTGTAGCTATCCTGACCAAGGTAATTTTTCCAAGTTATTTTTTACCAAATAGTCTCGTTAAGATGACTCTAAGGAACGTCATATTTAAtactatcaatttttaaaaaactaagtgaACACAGTGATAAACCATGGCATTCCCTGCACTTAGCACTAACTAAAGGAATACAGCTGCCAACGTGGCCTGCATCATGACGGCATCCCAGCACCACCCCTCCCAGCGAGGGTGGAGAGAACCACGACTAGCCACTCACTAAGGCaaatgaattttgtgtgtgtgtccaggtctcattctgctgcccaggctgaagtgcagtggtgcaatcatagctcactgcagcctccggccatcctcccacctcagcttcctgcgtagctggatctacaggtgtgtgccaccacgcctggctaatttaaaaaaaaaactttttttgtacagacagggtctcactatgtggcccaggctagtctcgaactcctgtgctcaagtaatcctcccgccttggactcccaaagagttgggactacacgcatgagccactgcacctggccctatgaATTTAACTTGAATAGTTAAAAAAGAGCAGAATCAGATATAGCTGTGTAAAACAGTAGCTGCCTCTATAGTCAGATTATGAGGGATACTTAACCTTTTATagcttttcttcataaattcccAGACCGGCTTTCCTACTGCAGACGGCAGGAGCCCAGAGCCATAAGCGCATACATCCAAATACACAAACTAGGATCGCTGATGACGTAGCCATTCTCTATCCACCCCAATTAATAACTCACACCAAAGAAGAATCGGGACAATCTTCCAAAGTGAGTGGTGGACAAAACGCCTTCACCGTCCCTTCCCCAGGCTCCCACACCATTCTTGCCTTCGTGGCACACCCACAGACTGGCTTACTCAGGACCCATCCCAACCCCTCCATGTAGCACAGCAGGCCTGAAAGTCCAAATGACATTCTTCAGGCTGCCTTGCAGCTGTGGCTTCCAGATGTGACTTGGGCTCTGCCTAAATGGGACCACTTGGGAAGACGCTTCAGGCCCAGGTATGGGGGCAGATGAGAGAGGGAAAGCCTCCATTCTGAGGGCACAGATCACGGCTGCCTCCTCACCCTGGCAGAGGCGGCCTTATTCCAGGCCTGGTGACTGCAGCAGCTTTATTCCGCAGAGTGTTGTCAGTGGCAGGGGCAGCAGCCTAATCATGGACAGCAGCTGTGAGAAGCGACTTCCGAGAGGCCAAGCCCAGAGTCAGCTTCTTC
The sequence above is a segment of the Saimiri boliviensis isolate mSaiBol1 chromosome 2, mSaiBol1.pri, whole genome shotgun sequence genome. Coding sequences within it:
- the MOK gene encoding MAPK/MAK/MRK overlapping kinase isoform X1, with the translated sequence MDCSLPRLLQSYFPIIWAVETFTADYKAIGKIGEGTFSEVMKMQSLRDGNCYACKQMKQRFESIEQVNSLREIQALRRLNPHPNILMLHEVVFDRKSGSLALICELMDMNIYELIRGRRYPLSEKKIMHYMYQLCKSLDHIHRNGIFHRDVKPENILIKQDVLKLADFGSCRSVYSKQPYTEYISTRWYRAPECLLTDGFYTYKMDLWSAGCVFYEIASLQPLFPGANELDQISKIHDVIGTPAQKTLTKFKQSRAMNFDFPFKKGSGIPLLTTNLSPQCLSLLHAMVAYDPDERIAAHQALQHPYFQEQRKTEKRALGSHRKVCFSEHPVAPEPLSNSWQISKESRKQKQSLKQEEDHPKRQGPAYVMELPKLKLSGVTKLSSYSSPTLQSALGSGTSGKVPVLRPLKFMGASKKVAGQPLCAAALPPAQAATQFLVCNFSLTDRSTEGP
- the MOK gene encoding MAPK/MAK/MRK overlapping kinase isoform X5, with product MKRRRYPLSEKKIMHYMYQLCKSLDHIHRNGIFHRDVKPENILIKQDVLKLADFGSCRSVYSKQPYTEYISTRWYRAPECLLTDGFYTYKMDLWSAGCVFYEIASLQPLFPGANELDQISKIHDVIGTPAQKTLTKFKQSRAMNFDFPFKKGSGIPLLTTNLSPQCLSLLHAMVAYDPDERIAAHQALQHPYFQEQRKTEKRALGSHRKVCFSEHPVAPEPLSNSWQISKESRKQKQSLKQEEDHPKRQGPAYVMELPKLKLSGVTKLSSYSSPTLQSALGSGTSGKVPVLRPLKFMGASKKVAGQPLCAAALPPAQAATQFLVCNFSLTDRSTEGP
- the MOK gene encoding MAPK/MAK/MRK overlapping kinase isoform X3, whose translation is MKNYKAIGKIGEGTFSEVMKMQSLRDGNCYACKQMKQRFESIEQVNSLREIQALRRLNPHPNILMLHEVVFDRKSGSLALICELMDMNIYELIRGRRYPLSEKKIMHYMYQLCKSLDHIHRNGIFHRDVKPENILIKQDVLKLADFGSCRSVYSKQPYTEYISTRWYRAPECLLTDGFYTYKMDLWSAGCVFYEIASLQPLFPGANELDQISKIHDVIGTPAQKTLTKFKQSRAMNFDFPFKKGSGIPLLTTNLSPQCLSLLHAMVAYDPDERIAAHQALQHPYFQEQRKTEKRALGSHRKVCFSEHPVAPEPLSNSWQISKESRKQKQSLKQEEDHPKRQGPAYVMELPKLKLSGVTKLSSYSSPTLQSALGSGTSGKVPVLRPLKFMGASKKVAGQPLCAAALPPAQAATQFLVCNFSLTDRSTEGP
- the MOK gene encoding MAPK/MAK/MRK overlapping kinase isoform X6; amino-acid sequence: MHYMYQLCKSLDHIHRNGIFHRDVKPENILIKQDVLKLADFGSCRSVYSKQPYTEYISTRWYRAPECLLTDGFYTYKMDLWSAGCVFYEIASLQPLFPGANELDQISKIHDVIGTPAQKTLTKFKQSRAMNFDFPFKKGSGIPLLTTNLSPQCLSLLHAMVAYDPDERIAAHQALQHPYFQEQRKTEKRALGSHRKVCFSEHPVAPEPLSNSWQISKESRKQKQSLKQEEDHPKRQGPAYVMELPKLKLSGVTKLSSYSSPTLQSALGSGTSGKVPVLRPLKFMGASKKTDPRKDLKPGLQQCRLPTIARKGGGY
- the MOK gene encoding MAPK/MAK/MRK overlapping kinase isoform X2; this translates as MDCSLPRLLQSYFPIIWAVETFTADYKAIGKIGEGTFSEVMKMQSLRDGNCYACKQMKQRFESIEQVNSLREIQALRRLNPHPNILMLHEVVFDRKSGSLALICELMDMNIYELIRGRRYPLSEKKIMHYMYQLCKSLDHIHRNGIFHRDVKPENILIKQDVLKLADFGSCRSVYSKQPYTEYISTRWYRAPECLLTDGFYTYKMDLWSAGCVFYEIASLQPLFPGANELDQISKIHDVIGTPAQKTLTKFKQSRAMNFDFPFKKGSGIPLLTTNLSPQCLSLLHAMVAYDPDERIAAHQALQHPYFQEQRKTEKRALGSHRKVCFSEHPVAPEPLSNSWQISKESRKQKQSLKQEEDHPKRQGPAYVMELPKLKLSGVTKLSSYSSPTLQSALGSGTSGKVPVLRPLKFMGASKKTDPRKDLKPGLQQCRLPTIARKGGGY
- the MOK gene encoding MAPK/MAK/MRK overlapping kinase isoform X4; the protein is MKNYKAIGKIGEGTFSEVMKMQSLRDGNCYACKQMKQRFESIEQVNSLREIQALRRLNPHPNILMLHEVVFDRKSGSLALICELMDMNIYELIRGRRYPLSEKKIMHYMYQLCKSLDHIHRNGIFHRDVKPENILIKQDVLKLADFGSCRSVYSKQPYTEYISTRWYRAPECLLTDGFYTYKMDLWSAGCVFYEIASLQPLFPGANELDQISKIHDVIGTPAQKTLTKFKQSRAMNFDFPFKKGSGIPLLTTNLSPQCLSLLHAMVAYDPDERIAAHQALQHPYFQEQRKTEKRALGSHRKVCFSEHPVAPEPLSNSWQISKESRKQKQSLKQEEDHPKRQGPAYVMELPKLKLSGVTKLSSYSSPTLQSALGSGTSGKVPVLRPLKFMGASKKTDPRKDLKPGLQQCRLPTIARKGGGY